The sequence below is a genomic window from Myxococcus guangdongensis.
TTGAGCTGGACGTGGGTGCTCTGGAGCGGGTCGGTCGAGTAGTGGTTGAGGATCTCGTGGTGCCAGTTCCAGAGGCTGTTCGAGTTGAACCGGATGCGGCGGTTGAAGGTGTTGAAGTGGTGCTCGGGGTCGGAGCCCAGGTGGCTCTCCATGCCCCCGAGCGTCAGCATCTCGGGCTGTCCGTTCGCGTCCTGCTCCAGGCTCACCTGCCCGACGGGATCATCCTCGTCGTAGGAGTTGTCCCAGGACGAGGTGTGGTTGCTGGTCCCGAAGAAGTCGTAGCCATGGCGGAAGGCGGAGAGCAGGACCTCGTCGCGCCGGATTTGTGGCGTGTAGCTGAGGCTCACGCCCCCCATCTCCGAGTGTCCCCGGGGGTGGCTGTGCAGGTCTCCGACGAAGGTCTGCCAGCCGCCGCCCAGCTCCGTGGCGATGCGGTGGCGATACCGGCTCTCACGGACGGCGGGGAGCGGATAGCGGTCGGTGGAGATGACGTTGGTGGTGTCGCCCGCGAGGCCCGGGCTCGCGGACAGGACGGTGGCCAACATCATCCAGGGACTGCGACTGCCACGACGGAACATGGGGGCTTCCTCTGTCAGCAGGGGGCGCGGGTCTCAGGGGCCCAGCGGGGCTGACAGAGGGACTACGGAGGGACGCGACGAACCTGGTCGTCGCGTCGTGTCTCAGTGACTCTCGCCGGGAGTCGTGAGCGTCCCCTCGCGCTCGGTGGCCCGCGCGGAGTGCGTGTCTCCATCCTGGGGGCCGGGCGTCGGCGGGCTCGAGGGCAGCGGGTGGTTGCGGCCGTAGTCGCGCTCGTGGATGCGCACCAGCGCCAGGAAGAAGGCGACGATGAGCGGGCCCAGCAGCAGGCCCACCGTGCCGAACGCGGCCAGGCCGCCGAGCAGCGAGAAGAAGACGATGGCGCCGTGCTGGTGCATGCCGCGCTTGGCGAGCAGCGGCTTGACGATGTTGTCCACCAGCCCCACCACCACCGTGCCCCAGACGGCCAGGAACAGCGCCGCCCACGGGTGGCCGCTGAAGAACATCAGCGCCGCGGCGACCAGCACGACGATGGCCGCGCCCACCGCGGGAATCAGCGCCATGAAGAAGGCCACGCCCGCGAAGAACAGCGGCGCGGGCACCTGCACGATGAGGAACCCCACCAGCGCCGCGAATGCCTGCACACCCGCCGTCACCACCGACGACAGCAGCACCGCGCCGGACACGCTGCGGAACTCGCGCATGATCTCCAGCGCCTCGCCGCGCCTGAGCGGCGACACGCTCTCAATCCAGTGCACCAGCTCCCGCCCGTCCGTGAGGAAGAAGAACAGGGCGATGAGCATCATCGTGGTCTGGAAGGCGATGGAGCCCGTGGCCGCCACCGCCCCCGTCACCGCGCGCGCCGCCGTCCCTCCCTGGGTGGTCACCTGCTCCTGGATGGTCTGGTCCAGCTGCTGCTCCTCCAGGGGGAGCCGCTCCATCAGGCTCTCGGCGCCCTTGCGCACGGGGCCCGGCAGCTTCTGCACCAGCCCCTCCACGCCCTCCTGCTGCACCGTCTTGGTGATGAACTGCGCGCCGGAGGACACCTCCGCCACCACGAACGCCGTGAGCCCGCCCAGGGGCAACAGCAGCGCCAGGATGACGGCCGTGCAGATGAGGCCCGCCGAGATGTTCTTGCGCCCCCGCAGCTTGCGCGTCAGCCGGACGTGCAGCCCGTAGAAGACGCCCGCGAGCACCGCCGCCAGGAAGATGCCCTTGGCGAAGGGCTTGATGACCAGGGCCAACAGGAACAGCGACAGCAGGATGAGGCCGGTGAACACACGCCGGGCGGTCTGCTCGGAAGCCATACACGTGAAGCTAGGGCGGCTTCCGTGGGAGGGAAGGGGGAGGCGGCCCCCCAGGCCGGCTGCCTGCTCCACGAGCAAGAAGACTTGGGCCCGGGCCCTGGGCGGCTAGAGTGCCCCGCCATGCCGGCATTCGAATCGAGTCAGTTCACCCCGTGGCTGCTCCAGGCGCTGTGCGCCGCCTTCCTCGCCATCCTCTTCCTCCAGTCCGGACTGGACAAGGTCATCGACTGGAAGGGCAACCTGGGCTGGCTCACCGGACACTTCGCCAAGAGCCCCCTGAAGGGCATGGTGCCGTTGATGCTCGGCGTCATCACGCTGCTGGAGCTGGCGGCCGGAGCCCTCAGCGGCGCGGGGCTCGTCTCGCTCGTCGCCACGGGCAGCCCGGCGCTGGCCTTCTTCGGCGCGCTGGTGTCCGCCGTGTCGCTGGTGTGCCTCTTCTTCGGCCAGCGCATGGCCAAGGACTACGCGGGCGCGGGCGGGCTGGTGCCGTACTTCCTGCTGTCGCTCGTGGCCCTCTACGTCACGCGGATGCGCTGAACGCCCGCGTCACATCACCTTGCGCGTGGGCACCAGCGCGTTGGCGGACAACAGTCCGGCCACCAGGGCCACCGCCACCATCAGCATGTTGAAGGCGGTGTCCACGCCCGCCACCACGTCGCGCTCGAGCAGCGAGGACAGGCTGCGGAAGCCCACGCTGCCGGGCACCAGCAGCATCAGCCCGGGCACGACGACGGTGACGGAGGGCTTGTTGCGAAGCCGCGCCAGCACGTTGCCCACGATGCCCAGCGCGAGCGCCCCCACGAAGGCGCCCAGCTGCGGCCCCAACAGGTCCGAGCCCAGGCGGGCCCCGAAGAACGCGAACGTGCCCGCGGCGGCAATCCAGCCCCAGTCCCGAGGGCGCGCGCGGAACAGCACGCCGATGGCGACGCCCGCCACGAGCAGCGCCACGGCCTGGGTCCACGACGGCAGCGAGGGCGGCGGCGGGGCGACGGGCGGCGGCAGCAGCAAGGACAGCTTGCTGCCCAGCGCGACGCCGAAGCCCAGCTGGAGGAACACCACCGCGGCGCCCGTCAGGCGCGAGGTGCCGGAGATGAGGTGGCGCGTGGCCAGCTCGTTGAGGGCCACCGTCAGCGTCAGGCCGGGCAAGAGGACGATGAGGCCCGCCAGCGTCGCCACCTGGATGGACAGCGGCCCGATGACGCTCGCGGCCAGCACGGCGAGCGCGGAGGAGAGGATGGCGCCCACGGGCTCGAGCACGCGGGCGGTGGTGGGCTGGCGCTGCGTCACCTCGCTGAGGATGCCGATGAGCAGGCTGCTCACCGTGGCCACCGCCATCTCCTTCAGTCCTCCGCCGAACAGACGGGCGCCAGCTCCTCCGGCGAGCGCCCAGCAGAGAATCTGGAGCACGGGCCCGAAGCGCGGGGGCCGGGCGAGGATGGCCTCCACGCGCAGCGCGCCCTCGGCGGGGGTGAGGCGCGAGTGGATGACGTCGTCGGCCAGGATGTCGAGCTGCGTGAGGCGCTCCAGGTCCATGTCCCCGGGCTCCACGCGGATGAGGCTGGTGCGCAGCGCCTCGGGCGGGCCGAAGGACGCGAAGAGGGACGTGGGGGTGGAGAAGAAGCGGCCCTCCAGTCCCAGTCGCTCCGACACGCGCTTCATCAGCCCCTCCAGGCGGTGCGAGGGAGTGCCGTAGCGGTGCAGCGCCTCGGCCAGTCTCAGGGTAAA
It includes:
- a CDS encoding threonine/serine exporter family protein, whose product is MAPRVAVPPEIAASLQHHPQPPGPSVAFTLRLAEALHRYGTPSHRLEGLMKRVSERLGLEGRFFSTPTSLFASFGPPEALRTSLIRVEPGDMDLERLTQLDILADDVIHSRLTPAEGALRVEAILARPPRFGPVLQILCWALAGGAGARLFGGGLKEMAVATVSSLLIGILSEVTQRQPTTARVLEPVGAILSSALAVLAASVIGPLSIQVATLAGLIVLLPGLTLTVALNELATRHLISGTSRLTGAAVVFLQLGFGVALGSKLSLLLPPPVAPPPPSLPSWTQAVALLVAGVAIGVLFRARPRDWGWIAAAGTFAFFGARLGSDLLGPQLGAFVGALALGIVGNVLARLRNKPSVTVVVPGLMLLVPGSVGFRSLSSLLERDVVAGVDTAFNMLMVAVALVAGLLSANALVPTRKVM
- a CDS encoding AI-2E family transporter, whose product is MASEQTARRVFTGLILLSLFLLALVIKPFAKGIFLAAVLAGVFYGLHVRLTRKLRGRKNISAGLICTAVILALLLPLGGLTAFVVAEVSSGAQFITKTVQQEGVEGLVQKLPGPVRKGAESLMERLPLEEQQLDQTIQEQVTTQGGTAARAVTGAVAATGSIAFQTTMMLIALFFFLTDGRELVHWIESVSPLRRGEALEIMREFRSVSGAVLLSSVVTAGVQAFAALVGFLIVQVPAPLFFAGVAFFMALIPAVGAAIVVLVAAALMFFSGHPWAALFLAVWGTVVVGLVDNIVKPLLAKRGMHQHGAIVFFSLLGGLAAFGTVGLLLGPLIVAFFLALVRIHERDYGRNHPLPSSPPTPGPQDGDTHSARATEREGTLTTPGESH
- a CDS encoding DoxX family protein; the encoded protein is MPAFESSQFTPWLLQALCAAFLAILFLQSGLDKVIDWKGNLGWLTGHFAKSPLKGMVPLMLGVITLLELAAGALSGAGLVSLVATGSPALAFFGALVSAVSLVCLFFGQRMAKDYAGAGGLVPYFLLSLVALYVTRMR